The following proteins are encoded in a genomic region of Zea mays cultivar B73 chromosome 9, Zm-B73-REFERENCE-NAM-5.0, whole genome shotgun sequence:
- the LOC100272289 gene encoding nitric oxide synthase interacting protein isoform X1 translates to MPQRHSKNNNDLAFFTYEEKRKLGYGTQRERLGKDSIKPFDACCLCLKPLIGPLCCPKGHTFCKECILECLLYQKKDIKRKLAAHEVQKKQEKEEEEEKLILQKAKELDAFDQQNHGPVPQYHDRSGSQDKNGFHGANNVKVTSFEDEALRNMKAFWLPSATPEATVKVDVPSIHTVCPEGQEKLKLKSLFPISFTEETADQKSSKAVEKKSYMCPSCKSTITNTMSLVAVSTCGHVFCKKCYDKFLVKDKACLECSKPFRERNLVPLEKGGTGFAAHDERLEARYFKHLGSGSGLGLVKPAPKTY, encoded by the exons ATGCCGCAGCGGCA TTCGAAAAACAACAACGACCTCGCCTTCTTCACGTACGAGGAGAAGCGGAAGCTCGGGTACGGCACGCAGCGGGAGCGCCTGGGAAAGGACTCCATCAAGCCCTTCGACGCCTGCTGCCTCTGCCTCAAGCCGCTCATCGGCCCGCTCTGCTGCCCCAAGGGCCACACATTCTGTAAGGAGTGCATCCTCGAGTGCCTCCTCTACCAGAAGAAGGACATCAAGCG CAAGCTAGCTGCACATGAGGTCCAGAAAAAGCAAGAGAAGGAAGAGGAAGAGGAGAAGCTAATTCTGCAGAAGGCTAAGGAGTTGGATGCCTTTGACCAGCAGAATCATGGACCTGTTCCCCAGTACCATGATCGCAGTGGTTCGCAAGACAAGAATGGGTTTCATGGAGCAAATAATGTGAAGGTCACTTCTTTTGAAGACGAAGCCCTTCGCAATATGAAGGCATTCTGGCTCCCTTCAGCTACTCCTGAAGCTACGGTCAAGGTAGACGTGCCCTCCATCCACACTGTTTGCCCGGAGGGGCAGGAGAAGCTCAAGTTGAAATCGCTCTTCCCTATCTCGTTCACGGAAGAAACTGCTGATCAGAAGAGCAGTAAGGCAGTGGAAAAAAAGAGCTACATGTGCCCTAGTTGCAAGTCCACTATCACAAATACCATGTCCCTTGTGGCGGTCAGCACCTGTGGCCATGTCTTCTGCAAGAAATGTTATGACAAGTTTCTAGTGAAGGATAAAGCTTGCTTGGAGTGCAGCAAACCATTCAGGGAGAGGAATCTGGTTCCATTGGAGAAAGGAGGAACCGGGTTTGCTGCACATGATGAACGCCTAGAGGCAAGATATTTCAAGCATTTGGGTAGTGGCTCTGGGTTAGGACTAGTGAAGCCTGCACCAAAAACTTACTAA
- the LOC100272289 gene encoding nitric oxide synthase interacting protein isoform X2, which yields MKAFWLPSATPEATVKVDVPSIHTVCPEGQEKLKLKSLFPISFTEETADQKSSKAVEKKSYMCPSCKSTITNTMSLVAVSTCGHVFCKKCYDKFLVKDKACLECSKPFRERNLVPLEKGGTGFAAHDERLEARYFKHLGSGSGLGLVKPAPKTY from the coding sequence ATGAAGGCATTCTGGCTCCCTTCAGCTACTCCTGAAGCTACGGTCAAGGTAGACGTGCCCTCCATCCACACTGTTTGCCCGGAGGGGCAGGAGAAGCTCAAGTTGAAATCGCTCTTCCCTATCTCGTTCACGGAAGAAACTGCTGATCAGAAGAGCAGTAAGGCAGTGGAAAAAAAGAGCTACATGTGCCCTAGTTGCAAGTCCACTATCACAAATACCATGTCCCTTGTGGCGGTCAGCACCTGTGGCCATGTCTTCTGCAAGAAATGTTATGACAAGTTTCTAGTGAAGGATAAAGCTTGCTTGGAGTGCAGCAAACCATTCAGGGAGAGGAATCTGGTTCCATTGGAGAAAGGAGGAACCGGGTTTGCTGCACATGATGAACGCCTAGAGGCAAGATATTTCAAGCATTTGGGTAGTGGCTCTGGGTTAGGACTAGTGAAGCCTGCACCAAAAACTTACTAA
- the LOC103639224 gene encoding nicotianamine synthase 2 — MEAQNVEVAALVQKITALHADIAKLPSLSPSPDANALFTSLVMACVPPNPVDVTKLSPDVQGMREELIRLCSDAEGHLEAHYADMLAAFDNPLDHLGRFPYFSNYIDLSKLEFDLLVRYIPGLAPSRVAFVGSGPLPFSSLVLAARHLPNTLFDNYDRCAAANDRARKLVRADKDLNARMSFHTVDVANLTDELAKYDVVFLAALVGMAAEDKAKVVAHLGRHMADGAALVVRSAHGARGFLYPIVDPEDIRRGGFDVLAVYHPDNEVINSVIIARKMDAHTKGLQNGHAHARGTVPIVSPPCKCCKMEANALQKREEMATTTELSI; from the coding sequence ATGGAGGCCCAGAACGTGGAGGTTGCTGCCCTGGTGCAGAAGATCACGGCCCTCCACGCCGACATCGCCAAGCTGCCGTCGCTGAGCCCGTCCCCCGACGCCAACGCGCTGTTCACCAGCCTCGTCATGGCCTGCGTCCCGCCAAACCCTGTCGACGTGACCAAGCTCAGCCCGGACGTCCAGGGGATGCGAGAGGAGCTCATCCGCCTCTGCTCCGACGCCGAGGGCCACCTTGAGGCGCACTACGCCGACATGCTCGCCGCCTTCGACAACCCGCTCGACCACCTCGGCCGCTTTCCATACTTCAGCAACTACATCGACCTGAGCAAGCTGGAGTTTGACCTCCTTGTCCGCTACATCCCAGGGCTCGCGCCTTCCCGTGTCGCCTTCGTCGGCTCCGGCCCCTTGCCGTTCAGCTCGCTCGTGCTCGCCGCGCGCCACCTGCCCAACACACTGTTCGACAACTACGATCGGTGTGCCGCCGCCAACGACCGTGCTCGGAAGCTGGTCCGTGCGGACAAGGACCTGAACGCGCGCATGTCCTTCCACACGGTCGACGTCGCCAACCTCACGGACGAGCTCGCCAAGTACGACGTGGTCTTCCTTGCCGCGCTAGTAGGCATGGCGGCTGAGGACAAGGCCAAGGTGGTTGCGCATCTTGGCAGGCACATGGCGGACGGAGCGGCTCTCGTCGTGCGCAGCGCCCACGGGGCTCGCGGCTTCCTCTACCCGATCGTCGATCCTGAGGACATTCGTCGCGGTGGGTTCGACGTGCTTGCCGTGTACCACCCGGACAACGAGGTCATCAACTCCGTCATCATCGCGCGTAAAATGGACGCCCACACCAAGGGGCTTCAGAATGGACACGCGCATGCACGCGGCACGGTGCCGATAGTGAGCCCGCCGTGCAAGTGCTGCAAGATGGAGGCCAACGCGCTCCAGAAGAGAGAGGAGATGGCGACCACGACAGAGCTGTCCATCTGA